One Streptomyces lincolnensis genomic region harbors:
- a CDS encoding MBL fold metallo-hydrolase — protein MSGFRNPSPGLRALRPAAFGVDPSGERMARIRRSPHFKDGVFLNPGGEARVGPSGSTVELAKQFFDREQRRRRAPQGTVPVHATTLADIAEPPASGLRVTWLGHSSVLAEIDGHRVLFDPVWGERCSPFAFAGPKRLHPVPLPLAALGPVDVVVISHDHYDHLDLPTIKALAGTDTLFAVPLGVGAHLEHWGVSPDRLRELDWNEDTKVGGLTLTATPARHFCGRGLRNTQHTLWASWVVAGDEHRIYHSGDTGYFEGFKDIGAEHGPFDATMIQIGAYSEFWPDIHMTPEEGVRAHLDLQGGRPHGVLLPIHWGTFNLATHAWAEPGEWTKDAAEEKRQAVASPRPGEPFEPAGKVPTDRWWRGVSGPIARPWHRPETPAPATAPASAQPRDELDLAGGV, from the coding sequence GTGTCCGGTTTCCGTAACCCGAGCCCCGGGCTCCGTGCGCTGCGGCCCGCGGCCTTCGGCGTGGACCCGAGCGGTGAGCGCATGGCGCGGATCCGTAGATCGCCCCACTTCAAGGATGGTGTCTTCCTGAACCCGGGCGGCGAGGCCCGGGTCGGTCCCTCCGGTTCGACCGTGGAACTCGCGAAGCAGTTCTTCGACCGTGAGCAGCGCAGGCGCCGTGCCCCGCAGGGCACCGTCCCGGTGCACGCGACCACGCTCGCCGACATCGCCGAGCCGCCCGCGAGCGGGCTGCGGGTGACCTGGCTGGGTCACTCCAGCGTGCTCGCGGAGATCGACGGTCACCGGGTGCTCTTCGACCCCGTCTGGGGCGAGCGGTGCTCCCCCTTCGCCTTCGCCGGGCCCAAGCGGCTGCACCCGGTGCCCCTGCCGCTGGCCGCGCTCGGCCCCGTGGACGTCGTCGTCATCTCGCACGACCACTACGACCACCTGGACCTGCCCACGATCAAGGCGCTGGCCGGCACGGACACCCTCTTCGCGGTACCGCTGGGCGTCGGTGCCCATCTGGAGCACTGGGGAGTCTCCCCCGACCGGTTGCGTGAACTGGACTGGAACGAGGACACCAAGGTCGGCGGACTCACCCTCACCGCCACCCCGGCCCGCCACTTCTGCGGCCGCGGCCTGCGCAACACCCAGCACACCCTGTGGGCCTCCTGGGTCGTCGCCGGCGACGAGCACCGGATCTACCACAGCGGTGACACCGGTTACTTCGAGGGCTTCAAGGACATCGGTGCCGAGCACGGCCCCTTCGACGCGACGATGATCCAGATCGGCGCGTACAGCGAATTCTGGCCGGACATCCACATGACTCCCGAGGAGGGCGTCCGCGCCCACCTCGACCTCCAGGGCGGCCGGCCGCACGGCGTGCTGCTGCCGATCCACTGGGGCACCTTCAATCTGGCGACGCACGCCTGGGCCGAGCCGGGGGAGTGGACGAAGGACGCCGCCGAGGAGAAGAGGCAGGCCGTCGCCTCCCCGCGTCCCGGCGAGCCCTTCGAACCGGCGGGCAAGGTCCCGACCGACCGGTGGTGGCGAGGGGTCTCCGGCCCGATCGCCCGCCCGTGGCACCGCCCCGAGACGCCCGCACCCGCGACGGCGCCCGCGTCGGCCCAGCCCCGGGACGAACTCGACCTCGCCGGCGGGGTGTGA
- a CDS encoding alpha/beta fold hydrolase, translating to MERFVDAAPGVRLWTEDRGAADASPLLLIMGAQASGMGWPDALVDLLAARHRVIRYDHRDTGRSTWAFDQRPYPIRELADDALAVLDGLGVERAHVVGLSMGGLLTQLLVADHPERLLSATLIGTSALSEAPYVRPDGTRIPPGRLPGIAPRVLEMWSRPVADLGPEAEVERRVEHWRVLGGDQLPFDAEYFRALERKIIEHTGHYDAGTAHGRADASGLDRTALLATASVPTLVISAPAEPVFPPPHPDHLAQVIPGSRLVEIPGMGHALPPAVHAPLADAILGHTSGPGGS from the coding sequence GTGGAACGCTTTGTCGACGCAGCGCCTGGTGTACGCCTCTGGACGGAGGACCGCGGTGCCGCCGATGCCTCTCCGTTGCTGCTGATCATGGGGGCGCAGGCGTCCGGGATGGGCTGGCCGGACGCGCTGGTGGACCTGCTCGCCGCCCGGCACCGCGTGATCCGTTACGACCACCGTGACACCGGTCGCTCCACCTGGGCGTTCGACCAGCGGCCGTATCCCATACGTGAGCTCGCGGACGACGCCCTCGCCGTGCTGGACGGACTCGGTGTCGAACGCGCCCACGTGGTGGGCTTGTCGATGGGCGGGTTGCTCACGCAGCTCCTCGTGGCCGATCACCCGGAGCGGTTGCTCAGCGCGACCCTGATCGGTACGAGCGCCCTCAGTGAAGCCCCGTACGTCCGTCCGGACGGGACGCGGATTCCGCCCGGGCGACTGCCCGGTATCGCACCCCGCGTGCTGGAGATGTGGTCCCGCCCCGTGGCGGACCTCGGTCCGGAGGCGGAGGTGGAACGACGGGTCGAGCACTGGCGCGTCCTGGGAGGTGATCAACTCCCCTTCGACGCCGAGTACTTCCGTGCTCTGGAGCGGAAGATCATCGAGCACACCGGGCACTACGACGCCGGCACCGCGCATGGCCGCGCCGACGCCTCCGGCCTGGATCGCACGGCGCTACTCGCCACGGCCTCGGTGCCCACCCTCGTCATCTCCGCCCCCGCCGAACCGGTCTTCCCGCCCCCGCATCCGGATCACCTCGCCCAGGTGATCCCGGGCTCGCGCCTCGTCGAGATCCCCGGAATGGGCCACGCTCTGCCGCCCGCGGTGCATGCGCCGCTCGCCGACGCGATCCTCGGTCACACCAGCGGGCCGGGCGGCTCGTGA